A window of the Bacteroidales bacterium genome harbors these coding sequences:
- the pstA gene encoding phosphate ABC transporter permease PstA → MTKKQLIQKVAFTSFGLVSLIVVGILFSILGFIAVRGISVISWEFLTSMPEDGMTKGGIFPAIVGTGCLVLGSMVFAFPIGVLSGIYTNEYLKDSWFKRFIRVMTNNLSGIPSIVFGLFGMALFVNYLEFGDSIIAGSLTLGLLTLPVVIRTTEEALKSVDDSLRLGSYALGATKLQTIRRVVLPVAYPNIITGLILSIGRVSGETAPILFTVAAYFLPKLPTGLSDQVMALPYHLYVLSTSGTNMEESRPMAYGTAFVLIAIVLIINTTASFIRRRLQKRVKMD, encoded by the coding sequence GTGACAAAGAAGCAATTAATACAGAAAGTGGCATTTACATCCTTTGGATTGGTAAGCCTCATTGTCGTAGGAATACTTTTTTCAATCCTGGGGTTTATTGCCGTTAGGGGGATTTCCGTTATCAGTTGGGAATTCCTTACGTCTATGCCTGAAGACGGAATGACAAAGGGTGGCATATTCCCTGCTATCGTTGGAACAGGATGCCTGGTCCTTGGATCCATGGTATTTGCTTTTCCAATTGGCGTTCTTAGTGGAATTTATACCAATGAATACCTGAAAGATTCCTGGTTTAAAAGGTTTATCAGGGTTATGACCAATAACTTGTCCGGCATTCCATCCATTGTATTCGGACTTTTTGGGATGGCTTTGTTTGTGAATTATCTTGAATTCGGTGACTCAATTATTGCGGGTTCTCTAACTCTCGGACTTCTTACCTTACCTGTAGTAATCAGGACAACTGAAGAGGCCCTGAAATCAGTGGATGACTCTTTAAGGTTGGGAAGTTATGCCTTAGGAGCCACAAAACTGCAGACAATTCGAAGGGTTGTACTGCCAGTAGCTTATCCAAATATTATTACTGGGCTCATTCTCTCTATCGGAAGAGTATCAGGGGAAACTGCTCCTATCTTATTTACGGTAGCAGCCTATTTCCTGCCCAAATTACCAACCGGATTATCCGATCAGGTAATGGCCCTGCCTTACCATCTTTATGTGCTGTCAACCAGTGGTACAAACATGGAAGAATCAAGGCCAATGGCCTATGGTACTGCTTTCGTTCTGATCGCAATTGTGCTTATTATTAATACTACGGCAAGTTTTATTCGCCGCCGCTTGCAAAAAAGAGTCAAAATGGATTAA
- the pstB gene encoding phosphate ABC transporter ATP-binding protein, translating to MIQAEAKKVNVWYDDYLALKDINMSFEPNTVTALIGPSGCGKSTFLRLFNRMNDLISSFRLEGLITVDGQNIYSREVKIDEIRKQIGMVFQKPNPFPKSIYENVAYGLRVNGVNDRRTLDEVVERSLKQAALWDEVKDNLKKSAMAISGGQQQRLCIARALAVEPKLILMDEPASALDPISTAKIEELIFELKKEFTILIVTHNLQQAGRISDYTGFFYLGELIEHDLTQKIFLNPSQERTQNYITGRFG from the coding sequence ATGATACAGGCTGAAGCAAAGAAAGTGAATGTATGGTATGACGATTATCTTGCATTGAAAGATATCAATATGAGTTTTGAGCCTAATACGGTGACAGCACTCATTGGACCATCAGGATGCGGTAAATCTACCTTCCTCAGACTCTTTAACCGAATGAATGACCTGATCAGCAGTTTTAGGCTCGAAGGTCTTATCACTGTTGATGGACAGAATATTTATTCACGTGAAGTGAAAATCGATGAAATCAGGAAACAAATCGGGATGGTCTTTCAAAAACCTAACCCATTCCCTAAATCTATTTATGAAAATGTTGCTTACGGCTTAAGAGTAAATGGTGTTAACGACAGAAGAACACTCGATGAAGTAGTCGAACGTTCGCTGAAACAAGCCGCTCTCTGGGATGAAGTGAAGGACAATCTGAAAAAGTCAGCCATGGCGATTTCTGGCGGACAACAACAAAGACTTTGCATAGCACGCGCACTTGCAGTAGAGCCGAAACTTATACTCATGGATGAACCGGCTTCTGCTCTTGATCCCATCTCCACCGCGAAAATTGAAGAACTCATATTTGAGTTGAAAAAAGAATTCACTATCCTGATTGTTACCCATAATCTTCAGCAAGCTGGAAGAATAAGCGATTATACAGGTTTTTTCTACCTCGGAGAACTCATCGAACACGATCTTACTCAGAAAATTTTCTTGAATCCAAGCCAGGAACGAACCCAGAATTATATTACCGGAAGATTTGGTTGA
- a CDS encoding T9SS type A sorting domain-containing protein produces the protein MKKIFITCAFMLSVMIAAIAQPSVTVGTVNGTTQGQVISVPVTVTGCDATNGGTGIVGLEMHISYTSAVQYFGYTNLYSGFSVGDCNFNGVSNQFVGLWSSPTLLPYNIPNGTVLFEIQFMAKQGGTSPLNFMNVGNQTILMDANFDVIATATWTNGSVALPAPAAITTWNSATAQSWTTVANWSNGLPGQGSNAVIGTGTVTMDNSNMICQNLTVNAGAALTINSGVTVSVPGNFTLDSDASNTRTGSFINNGTLNVTGQRSVKRWIAGGKNHFISTPLRLGTTVNTLYVPANSGWAYRWNEPTGAWVNLVSFTEPIQVGYGYVVNYNLNQTLNFAITDNPGFNAGNSYNPTTSYTSANGWNLVGNPYLASLNWNGTGWTKTKIDATVYYYNGTTYASWNGTTGTNGGTQYIPAMQGFFVHANGSGPNIVIPKASLVHNSQTYYKESIANLLRLRIEGNSYTDEAVIMFDANSTSEFDTEFDAYKLMSMNEEVPQIYSTTSDDNLSINVQPEIVYNMNIPLGIKIGVAGTYKLKAEDITSFGADVALFIEDLSTGSIIDLRSTPEYTFEAMTGDSERFRIRFEKSTGLESNQGANSSVFANGKNIIVSNLSGVAEVYSVSGQKITSMQLSDNSLNTIDLGYAANGVYLVKIISGEDTFITKVLVK, from the coding sequence ATGAAAAAGATATTTATAACTTGTGCTTTCATGCTTTCAGTCATGATTGCAGCTATAGCCCAGCCTTCAGTTACTGTGGGTACTGTAAATGGTACTACCCAGGGACAGGTAATATCCGTTCCAGTAACTGTAACTGGTTGCGATGCCACCAATGGTGGTACCGGTATAGTTGGTTTGGAGATGCATATCTCCTATACCAGCGCTGTCCAATACTTTGGTTACACAAACCTGTATTCTGGCTTCTCTGTTGGCGATTGCAATTTCAATGGTGTAAGTAATCAGTTTGTTGGGCTCTGGAGCTCACCAACACTTCTTCCTTATAATATTCCTAATGGTACTGTATTGTTCGAAATTCAATTCATGGCAAAACAAGGTGGGACATCTCCCCTTAATTTCATGAATGTTGGAAATCAGACCATACTTATGGATGCTAACTTCGACGTAATTGCAACAGCTACCTGGACAAATGGCTCAGTTGCCCTGCCAGCGCCTGCAGCTATTACCACCTGGAACAGCGCAACTGCTCAATCATGGACTACTGTGGCCAATTGGAGCAATGGTTTGCCTGGACAAGGTTCAAATGCAGTTATTGGAACCGGTACTGTGACCATGGATAATTCAAATATGATTTGCCAAAACCTGACTGTAAATGCTGGTGCAGCCTTAACAATCAATAGTGGTGTAACAGTATCAGTTCCTGGTAATTTTACACTGGACTCAGATGCAAGCAATACCCGCACAGGTTCCTTTATCAACAATGGTACCCTCAATGTTACTGGTCAAAGAAGTGTGAAAAGATGGATTGCCGGTGGTAAGAACCATTTTATCTCAACTCCTCTTCGTCTGGGTACAACAGTAAATACCTTGTATGTTCCTGCCAATTCAGGTTGGGCATACCGTTGGAATGAACCAACAGGAGCCTGGGTTAACCTGGTTTCGTTTACTGAACCTATTCAGGTAGGATATGGTTATGTAGTAAATTATAACCTGAATCAAACCTTGAATTTCGCCATTACTGACAATCCAGGGTTCAATGCAGGAAACAGTTATAATCCAACAACCTCTTATACCTCTGCAAATGGCTGGAATTTGGTAGGAAATCCTTACCTGGCTTCTCTGAACTGGAATGGTACAGGTTGGACTAAAACCAAGATCGATGCTACAGTTTACTATTATAACGGTACAACATACGCATCATGGAATGGAACTACCGGCACAAACGGCGGTACTCAGTATATTCCGGCAATGCAGGGTTTCTTTGTTCATGCCAACGGATCAGGCCCAAACATTGTAATACCTAAAGCTTCACTTGTTCATAATTCACAGACTTACTACAAAGAAAGTATAGCTAACCTTCTAAGGTTGCGTATTGAAGGTAATTCATACACTGATGAAGCTGTAATTATGTTTGACGCTAATTCAACTTCTGAATTTGATACTGAATTCGATGCCTATAAACTAATGAGCATGAATGAAGAAGTGCCTCAGATTTATTCAACCACTTCTGATGACAATCTCTCAATAAATGTTCAACCAGAGATTGTTTACAATATGAATATCCCACTTGGTATTAAAATCGGAGTGGCTGGTACTTATAAGTTAAAAGCTGAAGATATAACCTCATTCGGTGCAGATGTTGCCTTATTTATAGAAGATCTTTCAACAGGCAGTATCATTGATCTGAGATCCACACCTGAATACACTTTCGAAGCAATGACAGGTGATTCCGAAAGATTCAGAATCCGTTTTGAAAAATCAACAGGGTTGGAATCCAATCAGGGAGCAAATTCCAGTGTTTTTGCCAATGGTAAGAATATAATCGTTTCAAACCTTAGCGGTGTTGCTGAAGTATATTCAGTATCAGGCCAGAAAATTACTTCAATGCAATTGTCAGACAATTCATTGAATACTATTGACCTGGGGTATGCTGCAAATGGGGTTTATCTCGTGAAAATCATATCTGGTGAAGATACATTCATCACAAAAGTGCTGGTTAAATAA
- the pstC gene encoding phosphate ABC transporter permease subunit PstC: protein MEGVLFSSSTITSLTVILIIVFLFREGIGIFQASPLETNFVIEVSEVNPIKELNATQVKLIFNQDITNWKDVGGNNDSIILFTTSDITTYYSEEELGANLEFLPMKFDDFIRKNPGAIMYISEKNLPENFGGHTIKVKDISLRDFIFGQQWYPTSEPIPSYGIWPMIVGTLMVTLGALLFAIPLGIATALYMAEVASMKVRNLLKPVVELLAGIPSVVFGFFGLIIIVPLVQQIFKLEVGETVLAGSIVLGIMALPTIITITEDSIRTTPQSLKEASLALGATRWQTLVRVVIPYAKSGISTAIILGIGRAIGETMAVLMVTGNASNIPHSFLVPARTIPATIAAELGEAPYGGLHFKALFALGIVLFIFTIIINFTVEFIKNSNRKR from the coding sequence ATTGAAGGAGTGCTTTTTTCCAGCAGCACCATTACTTCATTAACAGTCATCCTGATCATTGTTTTCCTCTTCAGGGAAGGGATTGGGATCTTTCAGGCATCACCCCTCGAGACTAATTTTGTAATTGAAGTTAGTGAAGTAAATCCTATCAAGGAACTAAATGCCACCCAGGTAAAATTAATCTTTAACCAGGATATCACTAACTGGAAGGATGTTGGTGGAAACAATGACAGTATTATCCTCTTTACTACATCTGACATCACTACATATTATTCAGAAGAAGAACTTGGTGCCAATCTTGAATTTCTTCCAATGAAGTTTGACGATTTTATCAGGAAAAACCCTGGTGCAATCATGTACATCTCCGAAAAAAATCTTCCTGAGAATTTTGGAGGGCATACAATAAAAGTAAAAGATATATCACTCAGGGATTTCATATTCGGACAACAATGGTATCCAACTTCTGAACCTATCCCTAGTTATGGGATTTGGCCTATGATCGTGGGTACTCTTATGGTTACTCTTGGAGCATTATTGTTTGCCATACCATTAGGTATTGCAACTGCTTTATATATGGCAGAAGTAGCCAGTATGAAGGTCAGGAATTTATTGAAACCTGTGGTTGAACTATTGGCTGGAATTCCTTCTGTTGTTTTTGGCTTTTTCGGTTTAATCATTATTGTTCCACTGGTTCAGCAAATTTTCAAACTTGAAGTGGGAGAAACAGTGCTGGCAGGAAGTATTGTTCTGGGTATCATGGCTTTGCCAACTATCATCACAATTACCGAAGATTCAATACGTACAACTCCCCAATCACTAAAGGAAGCAAGTCTTGCCTTAGGTGCTACCCGTTGGCAAACATTGGTCAGGGTGGTAATCCCTTATGCAAAATCCGGAATTTCAACAGCCATCATTCTTGGAATTGGCAGAGCCATCGGTGAGACCATGGCAGTACTCATGGTAACAGGTAATGCATCCAATATTCCTCACTCTTTCCTCGTCCCAGCAAGAACAATACCTGCTACCATTGCTGCCGAACTAGGTGAAGCACCATACGGGGGCCTACATTTTAAAGCCCTTTTTGCTCTTGGGATCGTACTGTTCATCTTTACCATTATCATCAATTTCACTGTTGAGTTTATTAAAAACAGTAACAGAAAAAGATAG
- a CDS encoding T9SS type A sorting domain-containing protein, with the protein MRKTSLLLFALSLFTFIQAQVTVKIGNTIEADPGTIIHVPISVTGVDASTAGIPITAMELHISYTSSYLTYDSTLNFNTLVPVEQWFYGITEVEYSTNWIEPGLNPLSIPDNTILFEISFLYLGGTTTLEFIPEKCEFLDNAYNKIEGVQFINGQVTPSSGSGISRWNGVGSWNTAANWSNGIPGEGTVALLETGTLMVESNAVCKALTVSNNTQLNVLPGFSLTIDSTFNNEGNFLISSNETGTGSLIVNREMIGSGSFQADQFMDFGVGRKYLISSPVESVTAGTLAGVGTEEYLENGGNWTPLNTNTQLITGTGYRASGSGEVTLNFSGDFAVNNKVITNLDFSNPLAGKMKGMNLIGNPFPSAIAWNQGDWVKNNLDYSIYAWNGYKYVCWNGQIGSFTDGVIPSMQGFFVRCNSQNAALTIPANSKLHSNLPYQKSIESVENLFTVKIEKQSDPDHFDETFVNINSQASNNFDAQFDAFKFFGEDQYPQVYTLSSDNNELAINTQPSYQSLPLIFKLSVPGTYKISFGGLGSFLPDQGFTLEDKVESSFMNIRTSDSYIFVSDGITEPGRFVIHFYEVGMEELSSIPLRVFMDKDQLQIYSDEGLQQIDQIRIYDVSGIQRLSKSNYQVNESLNVDFLNPGIYLAQIVIGNKMKSYKLLKTQ; encoded by the coding sequence ATGAGAAAGACGAGTTTGTTATTGTTTGCCTTGAGTTTGTTCACATTTATTCAGGCGCAGGTTACTGTGAAAATCGGAAATACTATTGAAGCTGATCCCGGTACCATCATTCATGTGCCAATCTCTGTCACAGGCGTTGATGCATCCACTGCTGGTATTCCCATAACTGCAATGGAATTACATATCAGCTATACGAGCAGCTATCTGACCTATGATTCAACCCTGAATTTCAATACCCTTGTACCGGTTGAACAATGGTTTTATGGAATAACTGAAGTGGAATATAGCACCAACTGGATCGAACCAGGCCTGAATCCATTGAGTATACCTGACAATACCATATTGTTCGAAATTTCATTTCTATATTTAGGTGGAACCACAACATTAGAGTTTATACCTGAAAAATGTGAGTTCCTGGACAATGCATACAACAAAATTGAAGGCGTACAATTCATAAATGGGCAGGTTACACCCTCTTCAGGTTCAGGCATCTCCAGATGGAATGGAGTAGGTTCCTGGAATACAGCCGCTAACTGGAGCAACGGAATTCCTGGTGAAGGTACAGTTGCTCTTTTAGAAACAGGCACTCTTATGGTAGAATCGAATGCCGTATGTAAGGCGCTCACTGTCAGTAACAACACTCAATTGAATGTTCTTCCGGGTTTTTCACTCACCATTGACAGTACCTTTAATAATGAGGGCAATTTTCTAATTTCATCCAATGAAACAGGAACAGGCTCATTAATAGTAAACAGGGAAATGATTGGAAGTGGTAGTTTTCAGGCTGACCAATTCATGGATTTTGGAGTAGGACGAAAATATCTGATATCTTCGCCTGTTGAGAGTGTAACCGCCGGGACTCTTGCCGGAGTTGGTACCGAAGAATACCTCGAAAATGGAGGCAACTGGACTCCTTTGAACACAAATACTCAATTAATTACAGGTACAGGATACAGGGCCTCTGGCTCAGGTGAAGTAACCTTGAATTTTTCAGGCGATTTTGCTGTAAATAATAAGGTGATCACTAACCTCGATTTTTCCAATCCTCTGGCAGGAAAAATGAAAGGAATGAACCTGATTGGAAATCCTTTCCCTTCTGCGATAGCCTGGAATCAGGGAGATTGGGTGAAAAATAATTTGGATTACTCAATTTATGCATGGAATGGATATAAATATGTATGCTGGAATGGTCAGATTGGTTCGTTTACTGATGGCGTTATCCCTTCAATGCAAGGATTCTTTGTAAGATGTAACTCACAAAATGCTGCATTGACAATTCCTGCAAATTCAAAGTTACACAGCAACCTTCCTTACCAGAAATCGATCGAAAGTGTCGAGAATCTTTTCACTGTGAAAATAGAAAAACAGTCTGACCCGGATCATTTTGATGAAACTTTCGTGAATATAAACAGTCAGGCCTCCAATAATTTCGATGCGCAATTTGATGCATTCAAATTTTTTGGAGAAGATCAATATCCCCAGGTTTATACGCTTTCATCTGATAACAACGAACTTGCAATCAACACTCAGCCTTCATACCAGTCACTTCCTCTCATCTTTAAGCTGTCAGTACCCGGAACTTATAAAATTTCATTTGGCGGACTTGGCTCTTTTCTTCCCGACCAGGGTTTCACTCTTGAAGATAAAGTGGAGAGTTCATTTATGAATATCCGAACTTCCGATTCCTATATATTTGTTTCAGATGGTATTACAGAACCAGGCCGTTTCGTGATTCACTTCTATGAGGTTGGTATGGAAGAACTTTCAAGTATTCCACTTAGAGTATTTATGGATAAAGATCAATTGCAAATCTATTCTGATGAGGGCCTGCAACAAATTGATCAAATTCGCATATATGATGTAAGTGGTATCCAAAGGCTCAGCAAATCCAATTACCAGGTAAATGAATCGTTAAATGTGGATTTTCTTAATCCCGGGATATACCTCGCCCAAATTGTAATCGGCAATAAAATGAAATCTTACAAACTGCTAAAAACTCAATAG